Part of the Lolium rigidum isolate FL_2022 chromosome 6, APGP_CSIRO_Lrig_0.1, whole genome shotgun sequence genome, GTTTTGCTCCTTTTCTTTGATAAGGAGAAATGATAAGCATGGAGTGGGTCTCCGGCCGGTTTTCTGGGATCTGGTTGGTTTTCGTGTTCGTCGTTGTGGTTTGAGGCCAGTCTCTTCCAACATACTTTTATcatcatgtgtgatggtttctactttggcgtgTTTGTCTTTTAGGGCTTTAGGACGACCACTTCACGCATTTCTACTGCAATAAGCTCTACTACGCCAAAATTTTGACTAGTTTCGTTGATGGAGGAGCGAGGACAGCAATGTGTCATCGCTAAGTGTTTTACtgatctatttgtaatttttcttttggctTTATAGCATCTTTGTAACGATGTTGATGATTATTAGTAGACGGTGGAATTTTTCGCAAACAAAAGCCGCCACAAAGAGAAATGGTCAAACGGCTAGAGATTGGTCGTGACTAAAACTAACTTTATATCTTCAAACATGATCCAACAAACTCCCATCTGTGAGAACCAACATGTGGTGGGATATTTAGGAGAGCGGTGGCACCCCTGCCCACCAAAGATCACACTCTTTGAAGTCATACAAAATGCCAACCAAGGATCAAACCCTTTGATGCCTCATAAAGGGCTGAATTTTTTTTCCAGTAAGAGGCAACATACCGATGGATAGAAAGGCTtatgtggtgacttcatcaatcttaAGATCCGTCGTATCAGTTTCTTGAACCCAGTATCTCGGATATGCTTATATGGGTAGGTTTGTGTCTGTGTTTCGAAAAAAAACTCACTTCTGCCATGATTATAGCCGGTGGAGATTTGTGCCTTATTAATTGGTCTAATAATAGAGAAGTGTACACATTGGCATATTGATCATCACAGTATATAGCTAGTGCTCTGGTCACTGAACAAGTGGTTTGCTTCAGTGGCCTGCTAACTGCTATAGATGTGCATGACACTTTGTTATCGATGTTCGTTGCCGCACTGCACTGAACTACTAACTGGGTGCATCACATAATAAGCATCTCAGCGTGAAACTTGCATTTACGTAGGGTATTGGTTAGCCAGTGCAATAGCTGGTTTGTGGCCTTTAACGTGTTCTCGACCACAGCCGGTTCATGGAAACAAATCATGCGATTGCTACACATGATTAGCAATTTAGCATTCCACTGAAGTTAAGAGGCTTTATCGGTCGCCAGATTTTCCACTCGTGGTTTgttttgttgaagcaaaactgaaTTGAGCTCCCACAGCAAAGGCGGTAAAACCTGTAGCCGTTGTAGGCAGTTGGCACGTTTGGAACCACGTAGCTGCAGATCAGGACGACGATGCCAGCCACATCATCGGCGGCGGAGGAAGACAAGCGCAGGCAGCAGCAGTATTATCCTATGAAGATGTCATCGATTCTTCTTCTCCAGTTCCCTCGACTGCATAACTGCATTCCGGATAGAATTCACAATTCTGTTGGAAGAAACTAGCTAGTTCATCATCTGGGACCTTGCATGTGGTCATGCGTGGGCGCGCCCCGGTTTTAGGGTCAGGATGGAGCATTTCCATATACATGGGACTCATTCATCGTTTTGCTCTATCATTATGTAGAACAGCCAAGCAGTTGGCCAGTGCACCTAACACATCCGGTTCTGTTGCATCTGGAACGGCGGAATTCAGTAGGAACTTTGACAAGACATGCACCGCCACAAATTGCATGCATGTTGTTACACTCACCAGACAATCAGGACGAAGCACCATCCAGTTATGATAGAGCAGAAAAGCAGTATCCGCAGTCATCAGTTCGTGATCTCCATCTTTTGGGGACTGCGAAACAGACACTAAAGCGAAACACACATCAAAGCACTATTAGGGAGCACAAAAGCAACGGTTTGGTTAATTACTTCATGGTTAGGGATGAAGCATCATTCACTCAGGAGTCAGGATGGATCAAAGAAGCAACAGTTTCGATTTGGAAAAAATACTTCAATCTTTTCATCTTTCTATTGCAACTAAACTGACTCACTAAGCAATAGATTAGCACCATCAGGGAGCTGAGCTTCAGCAACTTGGGTGCAGACTCTGGCTGAAAGCAGGAATTCTTCCATCTAAGTTTGCTGCCTCGGGATCACCCAGAGGGGCTGCATGCTCTTCCTGAATATACCCGTCCACATTCCATTTCCGCTGCAACGACAATATAATTCTTCTTCCATGTGTCGAGATGCCTCACCCAACTGGATCGCGAACCAAGGCTCTGTGGAGTCTTTGAATGAGCCTGCAAGATATAAGTAGTTGCTCTTTCCACCCCACCTTTCAGGGTTCATGCCAGCAAAGGTAGGGCTCCTCATATCAGTGCCAACAAAGAGAGCCCAGTTTTCCAACTTGTCCACTTTCACCAACATGGCAGGCTTAACTGATAAATCGAGACGAAAGACCTCAAATCTGGCACGCGTGTGACCATAGTCTAGTATGAGCGTAACCACGAGGAGCATGTCACCACACACAACTAGCCATGGCCGATAATGGACACCCATAACTTTGCTGGATTCCCATTGAGATGCAACTGTTACGTCCTCGACACAGAGCTGCTGCCCCAAGTGCACACTACAGATCCTCCTTAGAGAGTTCAGGGCGAAGATCTGACCTTGGAAGACCACAATCTGACGGATATCTTCATTACAAAGACAATGCTCCGACCAAGCATGGCTTCCAACTCGCCACTGGAACAGGGAGAACTTGGTGCAAACTAGCAGATGTGTGTTGGGCAATGAGAGAGGTGCGGTGAGGATGGCACAGTCAATGACACTCTTGTAAGGGTATGGCAATTGGGGTGGTCTAATTTTAGCACCGTTGATCACATCGACAAGGAGGCATTGTTCACTGCTGGAAAAGATGAGATAACCCTGTGAGCATCCTACAAAGTCCATGTTATCCAGGAATGTATGATACATGCGTGCTGCACAGCGAATAGAGGATGATGGATTGGTAGGATCAATGAGCTGCCATTTGGTTTTGGAGAAATTATCATCATAAGGGTTATAGGGAGAGGGCAACCTATCAGGTTGGAGGACAAGAAAGGGGAAGGCAACCTTAAATTTTGATGGTAGGAGGAGAAGGCTGCACGCCAAGAACGACAAGTACTGGCAAATCTCAGAAGGTCATGGTAGGAGGTGAATAGACCAATGATCTCATGGAGAAGGCTGTCTAGTAGTTCTGCCCAATCTACGGGTGCACAAATGGCGGAGGAGATGGAGACTGGGGCATTGCAAGCCTTCTCAGAGGATCTTTTACTGCCTTTCACAACACCAACTTCCCTGTCAACACACAATAAATTGAGATCAACAAACTAGAAGCATCAAGCAAGAGCATACAAGAAATGGAAAttgcaactactcaaatgctagaAATATGGCAAGATGTGTTATCCTTAGGGTGTTAATTAGAAAGAAAAAATGCACTGATTACAGATAGGCATGGTTAGACATCTCTGTTTTATTATGGTCAGCACCAGTTAAAGGAACGCAAGTGCTAAAACTGAATTTTTATAACACACCCGCATCATTGTATTAAAAAAATTAAGCGACATAAAACTGATATTTATTTCGAAAATTCCCCCATCGTCTTCTGAACATTTTATGAAGACTATAGCATGTGAACCGATTCGTCAGTTGCTAGGACGACATTCATCTCGCGTATTCGACAAGCCAAACTGATGATGGAAAATAAAGGATTCTGGAACCACATCTCACAAGCTATATGATGAGTTGCAGAAAAAGAAGAACACACTACTTGATGCAATCAGCAAGGTATCGCCCGGAGCCCCCGAAGAAATCAAACCATGCGACCATCAGATCATCTACTTCTTGATGCAATTGCGTTGCGAAATCGAGCAAGCCCGCAAGCGTGCGAACACATCAGAGATTACGGGAGCGTACGGCTAGGGTTTGAACCAGACGAGCGGCCGGCGTGTAGGCTGCGTTGCTTACCTTTGAACGGAGAAGTTCGGTGGTGGAGGACTCTGCGCATTCGGCCGCGAGGaagcatccgccgccgccgccggcggccgcctcGTGCTGCTAGTGGCCATTTTTTGCTCCCGACCTCACCTCCCCTGACTGCCAAATCTAGCAGAGGCTTCAACTCGCATTTTCTAGAGGCTTCCTCACGCAGCCCGTTATCTCCACTAAATCATGGGCCTATTTTGCATTTGGGCTGAACCGTAGGAATTATGTGGATCTGGGCTAGcccagttagagcatctccactcgtcccccgaacaggcccgttttttccatccggacggcgtaattcggcccagtcgcgcccccggttcctcgttttcgtccggatttgggcctaaattcatccggcgatcccacgccatccccggccccccggggagcgctcggggactccggacgaaatgaaagcgcgcgtggccccaacttgtcggcgacaatggcctccgatctacggcaaaaccctcgtcttcccgatctacggcaaaaccctcgtcttcccgatctacggcaataccctcgtcgaacgaaagctttgaagtctcaagtggtgcaacatagatatattatatatatttcgaatataattcgaataaacatagaaattacatataaaaactttaaaactaacttaaactacttcttcttcttagaaggccccgcctcatcgtcgtcgcggcgacgcttccggctcgtcacctcctcgtcggaggaagttgactcctcctcctcgtcggtgtcctcggcctcttcgtcgtcctcctccttttcctcggcctcttcctcctccttttcgtcggcctcttcctcggctctgctccttggcctcttcggcctcctcctcgtcctcctcgtcgtcgtcctcgccggccggcggaggggaatcgtcgctgctggacgatgcagctttatcccaccaatgtcgccatccgggcggcttccctcggctgtcggtgtccgatggccaagagagatcgctcatggttgacggaggatggtgacgagagaacggatgaatggcgtcggccgtcggaaaccgtatatgtaggtctctcgacgaaagagagcggcggttgctcttccgcggagttcgtgctccattacggcggttctcgcatcgaggccacttcgaccgttcccgacgagtcgtttcggctctccagtccgcttcgcgacggttcaatgcgtcgagggaactccgacgattgcccttcccggtgactgcgccgtcgctatgcacgcggtgggtgcgcgtccatgggctcgcggctggaaaaatgggcctccccaggccaaaaacttcatccatccggcgctaaataacgccggatttcggtctggggagccccaacggctggatgcTCTTAGATACCCAAGTCTGTACATTACGACGGCCTCTGTAAGCTCGTTAAAGGCCAACCATGACACCTCGGCTCCGTACGTAAATATGAATCCCAATCCGTGTGCTCAAGAAGAAAAAAGAATCCCACTCCAATCACCTCCGTCAAGAAACTCCTGGTGTTGCCAGGGGGAGAGGAACCGCGCCGCTACTTGCTCCCATCTGGAAGGTACACTCTCTTCCTCTCTCATCCTTAGCGTTATAATCTTTTCAATCACCGTTACATCGATCTCTATACCAGCATCTCTTGAGTCCCTAATGTTTTATCATTGCTCACAAAAGAAACAAACGAGTTTTTTTTTCTAACTCCGCTTGCTCGATCTCTTTTTGTTAAATGCGCTAGATCGATAGGTGTAGGATCTGTGCCGGTAGAGAGacagtctgtgagcatttaccttCTCCCTGCGAGGACGACGAACCCGTCGACGTCGACATGGTGACGGCGGCGGATCGGTGAAGTAGTGGTGGCGGCGGatcttcccgtcggcactgcactaaccctaatcggtgggttaTCTGGTGGGACGAGTGGCAGCTCCGGATCACCTCGTTCCGCGTGCCACTGgccccaccactctatatagtgcaggcgacaggggcccaccaaccagcgaacggttgggcggccccgatcagggcgcggacaaggtcaaggggtcgtgccagagccgttgggctctggtgcggtggagatcaatcctaacattctcccccttgatctcaacttttcttttaactttatactttcactttattcgtttcattttggatcagtctatagggcatgtttcatcgtcacagctctattgcggatagaatcagacagccacaatacacttctctattttgaaacaaattcttttacttttgggcctcttatgatccaggataagtaagactttcccttaaacccatgccggctacgtgctccttgaacacgctgggtggtaagcctttcgttagcggatccgcaagcatatcttttgtccttatatgctcgagacttattgtttgatcctggaccttgtgtttcacaacataatacttaacctcaatcggtttcgtagctgtactcgacttgttgttgtgagcataaaatactcgCAGGCTCATTGTCGcgagtacatctttagtggtttgtcaatacaatctaccactttcaagtcgggtataaatttctttaaccataatgcctgccccgtggcttcataacatgctataaattctgtatacatcgtggatgatgcaactatcgtctgtttggagcttctccacgaaatagctccccctgcgaggatgaatacatatccagatgtggattttctatcatctttatcccccgcaaaatctgcatctgaattaccctcttatttctagggaatcagatcttctgtatgttagcatgtaactctttgtgcctttcacataacgcaatgccttctttaccattttccagtgttcaaaacctggattttcttgatatctaccgagtactccggcgATAAAAGCTAAGttagggcgagtgcacacttgtgcatactgtaggcttccaatagccgaagcatatggaaccgctttcatttgatcgagctcgtattgattttgaggactttgatgtttcccaaaactgtcgcccttgactataggggcaggtgtggtaCTGCACTTATGcttattatacttacttagaatctttgctaaataagccttttgcgatagtcctaatactccattgttcctatctcggtgaatttctatgcccaaaacatatgacgcttcaccaagatctttcatatcaaatttgaggacaagaacttctttgtctcttgcagtagactaacatcactgctggaaagcagaa contains:
- the LOC124666000 gene encoding uncharacterized protein LOC124666000; protein product: MYHTFLDNMDFVGCSQGYLIFSSSEQCLLVDVINGAKIRPPQLPYPYKSVIDCAILTAPLSLPNTHLLVCTKFSLFQWRVGSHAWSEHCLCNEDIRQIVVFQGQIFALNSLRRICSVHLGQQLCVEDVTVASQWESSKVMGVHYRPWLVVCGDMLLVVTLILDYGHTRARFEVFRLDLSVKPAMLVKVDKLENWALFVGTDMRSPTFAGMNPERWGGKSNYLYLAGSFKDSTEPWFAIQLGEASRHMEEELYCRCSGNGMWTGIFRKSMQPLWVIPRQQT